The following coding sequences lie in one Klebsiella huaxiensis genomic window:
- the wzzE gene encoding ECA polysaccharide chain length modulation protein, which translates to MTQPLPGARAVNVENELDIRGLFRALWAGKSWIVGTAVLFALIVLVYTFFARQEWSATAITDRPTVNMLGGYYSQQQFLRNLDIKANLVSVDQPSVMDEAYKEFIMQQASWDTRRDFWLQTDYYKQRQSGNARADAALLDDLINDIQFMPGDALKSVNDSVKLTAETAPDANNLLRQYVAFASQRAAGHLNDELKGAWAARTVQMKAQVKRQEEVAREIFNRRNHSVEQALKVAQQHNISRSETDVPPDQLPDSELFLLGRPMLQARLENLQAVGPEYDIDYDQSRAMLTTLNVGPTLDPRFQTYRYLRTPEEPVKRDSPRRVFLMVMWGIVGALIGAGVALSRRRIQ; encoded by the coding sequence ATGACTCAACCATTACCGGGAGCACGAGCAGTGAACGTTGAGAATGAGCTGGATATTCGCGGGTTGTTTCGCGCCTTATGGGCAGGAAAAAGCTGGATAGTAGGTACGGCAGTGCTCTTTGCGCTGATTGTTCTGGTTTATACCTTTTTTGCTCGCCAGGAGTGGAGCGCAACGGCGATTACTGACCGGCCAACAGTGAATATGCTGGGCGGCTACTATTCGCAGCAGCAGTTCTTACGCAATCTCGACATCAAGGCCAATCTTGTATCGGTCGATCAACCTTCGGTAATGGACGAGGCGTACAAAGAGTTCATTATGCAGCAGGCGTCCTGGGATACCCGGCGCGACTTCTGGCTGCAAACGGATTACTACAAACAGCGCCAGTCGGGCAACGCCCGCGCAGACGCTGCATTGTTGGATGACCTGATTAACGATATTCAGTTTATGCCCGGCGATGCGCTAAAAAGCGTCAATGATAGTGTGAAGCTGACGGCTGAAACGGCACCGGATGCTAACAACTTGCTGCGTCAGTATGTCGCTTTCGCCAGCCAGCGTGCGGCAGGGCATCTGAACGATGAACTGAAAGGTGCCTGGGCGGCGCGGACCGTGCAGATGAAAGCGCAGGTAAAGCGACAGGAAGAGGTGGCGCGTGAGATTTTCAATCGCCGCAACCATAGCGTGGAGCAGGCGCTGAAAGTCGCGCAACAGCACAACATTTCTCGCAGCGAAACCGATGTTCCGCCTGACCAACTGCCAGATTCGGAACTGTTTTTACTGGGGCGGCCGATGCTGCAGGCTCGACTGGAAAACCTACAGGCAGTAGGACCGGAATACGATATCGACTATGACCAAAGTCGCGCAATGCTAACAACATTGAACGTTGGGCCAACGCTGGACCCTCGTTTTCAGACTTACCGGTATTTGCGAACACCTGAAGAACCGGTAAAACGCGATAGCCCGCGCCGCGTATTTCTGATGGTGATGTGGGGGATTGTGGGCGCGCTCATCGGCGCAGGCGTTGCGTTATCGCGTCGCCGTATCCAGTGA